From a single Apium graveolens cultivar Ventura chromosome 2, ASM990537v1, whole genome shotgun sequence genomic region:
- the LOC141699242 gene encoding uncharacterized protein LOC141699242, translating into MDTVEKVKNMIGFEGVVAVDVQGRSGGIALFWRRQDEVQLLSYSRNHIDVVVDIRGWSKFRMTGIYGEPDRIRRSETWNLIKGLKSQSMVPWCLIGDMNNVVKQEDKKGGHSYPSWLIQGFRDTLEECELEDVELTGYPYTWERGHGTESWIEVKLDRALVNKEFVTIFTEVKLTNLELSTLDHSPIFFELAKVVYSVNNKVFTFENAWLREPMCRQIVEEVWYRFQDRPMQEKIVKCA; encoded by the coding sequence ATGGATACTGTAGAGAAAGTTAAGAATATGATTGGCTTTGAAGGGGTAGTGGCTGTAGATGTTCAGGGGAGAAGTGGTGGTATCGCTTTATTTTGGAGGAGACAAGATGAGGTGCAGCTCTTATCGTATAGTAGGAATCATATAGATGTAGTGGTGGATATAAGGGGGTGGAGTAAGTTCAGAATGACAGGAATTTATGGCGAGCCAGATAGGATAAGGAGAAGTGAAACTTGGAATCTAATCAAGGGGTTGAAGTCTCAGTCGATGGTGCCTTGGTGTCTTATTGGAGATATGAACAATGTTGTTAAGCAGGAGGATAAAAAAGGCGGGCATTCGTACCCATCATGGCTGATTCAAGGATTTCGAGATACGTTGGAAGAATGTGAATTGGAGGATGTTGAATTAACAGGGTATCCTTATACGTGGGAGCGAGGGCACGGTACAGAAAGTTGGATAGAAGTTAAATTAGACAGGGCCTTAGTGAACAAAGAATTTGTAACTATTTTTACAGAGGTTAAGCTGACGAATTTGGAGCTCAGTACTTTAGATCATAGTCCCATCTTTTTTGAACTTGCCAAAGTGGTGTATTCAGTTAACAATAAGGTTTTTACATTTGAAAATGCGTGGCTCCGCGAACCTATGTGTCGCCAGATTGTGGAGGAAGTTTGGTATAGGTTCCAGGATCGTCCTATGCAGGAGAAGATAGTTAAATGTGCATAA
- the LOC141699273 gene encoding uncharacterized protein LOC141699273, with protein MERIMNKFWWKGSNGGKGIRWLQWDRMCTKKSSGGMGFRKLQDFNVVLLGTTVSITQDPWLPSSDPYIHTDHEAIRNRTVDALMITNQIEWDVDLVKDIFSERDAQLILSIPLRPSDMDSWFWKWENLSHYSVKSAYAAIQETKQNSCWNDNFPWKRVWNLKVPLKVKHFIWRAIRNILPTKDQLLSRRVAVIDKCPICNLEVESVYHSLVSCQFAKQCWCLLGISPVEDDQSSFNNWLSAMIQKCINRKLQEVVMVCWSMWHNRNEIVWNQRGGEGSEVCRSAKALLNQWQNAQDKSFDNFLDFMNQEDDKERWEQPQEGTVKINVDAAIFENFNTYCWSMVA; from the exons ATGGAGAGAATCATGAATAAATTTTGGTGGAAGGGTTCAAATGGTGGCAAAGGCATTCGTTGGTTGCAGTGGGATCGTATGTGTACAAAGAAATCTAGTGGCGGAATGGGATTTCGTAAGCTACAGGATTTCAACGTGGTTCTTCTCG GGACAACTGTTAGTATAACTCAAGATCCTTGGTTACCTAGTAGTGATCCTTACATACACACGGATCATGAAGCTATAAGGAACAGGACAGTCGATGCCTTGATGATTACGAACCAAATTGAATGGGATGTTGATCTCGTAAAAGATATATTCTCAGAAAGGGATGCTCAGTTGATACTATCAATTCCGTTGAGACCATCTGATATGGATAGCTGGTTTTGGAAATGGGAAAATCTTAGTCATTATTCAGTCAAGTCTGCATATGCAGCTATTCAAGAGACCAAACAAAACAGTTGCTGGAACGATAATTTTCCCTGGAAGCGAGTTTGGAATCTGAAAGTTCCGTTGAAGGTGAAGCATTTTATTTGGAGAGCAATCAGAAATATTCTTCCTACGAAGGATCAACTGCTATCTAGAAGGGTTGCAGTAATTGATAAATGTCCTATCTGTAATCTTGAGGTAGAATCAGTGTATCATTCTTTGGTATCTTGTCAATTTGCTAAGCAGTGTTGGTGTCTGTTGGGGATCAGTCCAGTGGAGGATGATCAGTCAAGCTTCAACAATTGGTTGTCTGCAATGATTCAGAAATGCATTAACAGGAAGCTGCAGGAAGTGGTCATGGTTTGTTGGTCGATGTGGCATAACAGAAACGAGATAGTATGGAATCAGCGTGGAGGAGAAGGCTCAGAGGTTTGCAGGTCAGCGAAGGCTCTTCTTAACCAATGGCAGAACGCTCAAGATAAGTCGTTTGATAATTTTCTTGATTTCATGAATCAAGAAGACGACAAAGAGCGTTGGGAACAACCACAGGAAGGTACGGTTAAGATTAATGTTGATGCAGcaatttttgagaattttaatACATATTGTTGGTCCATGGTAGCTTGA